The genomic DNA tcaattttttaaaataatatattaaggAGAATTCTAAATCAGGAACTTTGGTCCTACAGATGAAAACACTTCTAACCCTTTCCAGTTGGCTAGGGCTTCTAAGGACTAAAGTCCAAAAGATCAGGTGACCAAACTTTCCCTACCCTGCTACAAATAATGAAAtgagggcctgttacagactgccaaaataaagctgcttcgggtctctttggaggtatgctgtttaaatgatgcatgggtcctaagagtccggaggtcgggccaaagccacactccagtcctaagcactggagggcagctttgatgcagcttccggattcttagggtgcatgcatcatttaaacagcatacctccaaagagacccgaagcagctttattttggcagtctgtaacaggccgaggATTCTCTACCATGAATTCTCCATAAACTGGCAAGATTCACAAACGAATAAAAGTgtctttgttcatttgtttggcCATTCTTCAATGCATGCATCataattttttacaaaatttcTTATAGTCTTTTTAAATTCAATTGTAGCCTTATTTCCAGCCTTAAAAACATAGGAAAAGGAGGACCTAAGGTCTAAAAATATCAGGTTGCATCCACTTGGCACTTGTTGATATCTGTATGAAGTGCCTTTATAAAGAATTCACAGTTCTTATTAATAGAGAGATGTCATTAAATTTCACCACTCTGGAACACCCAAAATTACAAAATTTaccaattatttttaatatatgtaatTTACGTCCGGCACACAGCCAATAAATGGTATGAAGCAGCTTTTTTATCATTATAAGAGATAATGACAAAATATCACTGTGGGACTGAATAATATGATGCTAGCCTATAATATGCATACTGTGTGATGAATCAATACtaaattgaatttttattttaataacagGTTGAGCAGTTGactgaagaacagaaaaatggTGCGTAAATGTCATACCAGCTCACTTATTTCACAAAGGGACAGTTTGACACACTGTCATTTTAACTTATAATGAAAATGTTATGTTGTGAAAGGAGAGCCATTGGAAAAGTTCTGAATCaatatataaaatagaataatTTTTATGCCAGTAAAAATGTATCCCAtgcttttctttataaaataaGTTCAAGACTGGTAACATGTGTATAAAACACAGTGAAACTGTTGAAATTGTTAAATTCAGTTTCATACCCAGCAATTCAGCATAAAAAGAAGGAGCAAAAATTTAACCTATGCTTAAAATGCTGGTGAAATAAAAAGGCCTGGGCAACTCCCCTGCAGGTTAAGAGAGAGATAATCCAATGGATCTTTCTATGGAACAAGTTGtgcaatgtggggggggggggtcacaacaGAAAAGGATATGTTTGTGCTGTAACCTACTGTGTTTCTCAGCATGCTGGGGTGTTCAATAGGTCTTCAATGAATACTGACTTGTCAGTCctttaaaggaaaatatttaaGGTTGGAATCTTTGTCAGGCTGTTTGATTATGTTGCACACTGCTTAAGGCCAACATCATGGTTTTTTTCATACATAATTTTGAGCCTTTGGAATgtatcttcactgtagaaataatgtagtttgacgcCCCTTTAGGTGCTGTAGTTCCAACATATGGAATCTTGGGCTCTGTAGTTCTAtgaggtcttttgccttctctgtccaagagtgGTTGTGTCTcagaaaacaacaaattccagcaTCCTGTAGGATAGAgctgtggaagttaaagtggtgtcaaactgcatgctttctacagcgtagatgcaccctgtCTCTCCTCCATACCCAGGGATATAGCATCTAGGCAGGGGAGAAGGGACAAATCTTGATAGCTAATGATCTACTGTATTTATCAGTGGCATAAGGGCAAACATCCAGAACCATCACAATAATCAAACATGTCACTATTGCTGTTGCTAGGGTATGGACTGTATTCAAAGTTTgagaaaatgtttcagtttctctttAGTTATATTCAACTACAAAACTAACATTGTTACAGGTTCCTACCTGTATTGGTAAGAACACTGGGTTGGGAAAAGTTGTTTACCAGTGCAATGGATCACTTTGGAAGCTGGTGCATTCTCCTTTGAAGTTTTTGAACAGAGATTGGGTGGCCATTTCTCAAGGATGTTTGTCCTGGGCTCTTGAACTACCAGGAGTTTCAcctccaactctttgattcaGGTATAAAGCAAGTCCTGTAAATATTCAATCCCCATTCCAGGTTTGCAGTACTGAGATGTTATAGAAGCACAGAAATTGTAAATCTTGGAAAATCTGAGCACTTTTAGAAAACAAGTTCCAGAATCCCACTGTAATCCCATGCCAGATGGGAGATTATGAGAATTGTTGTCCAAACAGCTCTAGAAAATATTTGGCTATTAGTTTCCGCTGCCCCAAATTGTCTTAACCATTCATCAAATGATGATAACCAATGTTTTGTTTGAAGCCATTCTGAGAAACATATTCATTTAGTCTTCTGTGCTTGGCTGGTCCCAGTTATAGTTGACAGACAATCAATTTGACATcatctgaaggaaaaaaatagaaaggtGCTGGATCTTTTTGGTCAATTGTGCTTGGAATCTTTAGGTCACAATAGATTAACTGTCAAGCTTTTTCACTGTTAAATTTAACACCATAAATCACTGGTttgctttccccccctctcttcaGAATTCAAGGCTGCTTTTGACATCTTTGTCCTGGGTGCAGAGGATGGATGTATCAGCACAAAAGAGCTGGGGAAGGTGATGAGAATGCTGGGGCAGAATCCTACTCCTGAGGAGCTACAGGAAATGATTGATGAAGTAGATGAAGATGGTGAGGGTTATCAACAATTTGGGAAGAATGGTGATACATTTGTGTGGAGGGAATATGGAGGAGGAATGGAGAAGGGGAATTGAACATGATCTCCTTACACACATTTCTACTTCTTGGTACCTTGAATGCCTCAATTCAAGCAGTGAACAAAATACTATCTGCCTGGACAGGAAGGCCTTGGTTAGGGGGCCTGAACAGGGTTGAACTAGATCTCCCTACACACATTTCTGCTTCTTGGTTCCTTGAATATGTACATTCAAGGGGTGAATGAAATTATCTGCCTGAACAGGAAGGCCTTGTTTAGGAGCTTTTTATCCACCCTTTGTATGAGCTTCTCAATGCCAGATGCAGCACAGGTCCTATCACAACATAGAATGAGGATTTTGAGGCGGTTGGCTCAGACCTAAAGCAGATCTGGTGCACTACAAAAGATAGCAAAATGTTagttatttcatttgttattttgttgccaaagatggaaagagctgtttgtgggattttctgatTCTTGCgccaaaataatacaaaagctcTGAGTTCTCTGCACACTGCATACTCATGATGGTTAACAGAGCATACACATGTATTCCAGAaaaaaattagcatgtgctttatactctatttgactgcatagatcatgaaaaactatggatgcttctttaggacatgggagtgccactacatctagtcttgatgagaaatctgtacttaggacaagaggctacaattagaacagaaaataatggctcccaattggcaaaggagtcaggcaaggctgtattctatcaTCTTATTTGTTCAActggtatgcagaaaatatcatatgaagagcaggcttagactcggaaaaaggaggaataaagataggaggaaggaatatcaacactcttaagatatgcggatgacaccatactaccagTAGTAAACATcacaaacttggaacaattattaaagaaggtcaaagaaaaaagtgcaaaggcaggtttaatgctgaatataaagaaaacaaaaataatgaccacagaggacctagATACATTCAACACAGACAacgaggaaataaaaatagtaagagttcccataccttggatcaaatattgttcagaatggagactgcagtcaggaaatcataagaagactaggagtggGAAGGACAGCCGTGAAAGAGCTAGAAACGATCCTAGAGAATAAAGGTACACTACTGAGCACTAATGTTAGAATAATCTACACTATTGAATTTCTAATTATCATGTaaggatgcaagagctggacagtgaagaaagtgaataggaagaaaatcaatgcatctgagatatggtgctggagaagagtgccgagaataccatgggcagccaaaaaagacagtGAAATGGGTTCTTCAGCAAATCAGGCAATAAATACCTCTTGAggtcaagatgattaaactgattGGCTActtcatgagatggcatgactgtggagtaattaataataataataataataataataataataccacttaatctctaggaatccaagcggattacaacagtaaagaaaaatacagttaaaagataaTACATTAAGatttccaagatccccatccctccccccagtcataaaaacataattaaatgctaaaaggagattaaaccaagaaaagaagttaaaaacattaatatacaataatgattaaaatgaaataagagtttcAAGCGGGGTCTGGAtagaataaagataaagatggggGATAATAGgacaaaaaggagggaggaggtggGTCAGCAAGGATgctctagtctggaaaggcctgccgaaagagatccatcttaatagccttcttaaaggtttccaaggtggtaatctgatagATCTCGTCTGGCaagtcgttccagagtctaggagcagctgctgaaaaggaatGCTGGGTCATTGCAGAGAGTTTaggtttcctaaggcttcagcctttgctaaggaaacaaaaattgaATATCAagaatgtcaaagccaagcctgttaggggcTAACTTTAAAtgagcagagtagcagaaatgtccaactatgctttcctaagaaccgagactgactccaaaacacaacaaacacgtagtttgtagtttaaaacaaaagtttgctaaagctttaatctatatttacatagaagttATACcataatctagctagtgaatagttcaggtaaaagatatatttatctcaccatctttccaaagaaagttgagagagcaggaagatggaaacacaacagctcagctgaaaatattttgagagaatgtctgttagtcccaaagggaaAGTGTCCTAAACCACATGGGTAGTTTGAACGTATTAGCCcatgtattagcccactgctctgtcctcgtcataatgtatatattttctttcttttttaattctgttttaataggtattttaattgtaacatgtttaatcctgttttaaggggggaatttgggacacaatgttgtaaatgtggattttaatatgttgtgaactgctttgaatGTCcagttacagaaaagcgggatacaaataaaagttttattatttattttattattaaagaggagagtttgcatgcaggaaatctctatctaaggaggaggaaagagaatgcaaaaatcttccaacaataactcattagaaaagacaataatgctaggaaagatggagggaagtagaaagagaaaaaggctgcatactagatggataaactctattagggagatcatgggtatgaatttacaggacctaagcagagcagtggaggatagggggacttggagttgtctcatccacagggttgccatgagtcaagatcagcGGGAAggtagttaaaaacaacatttatcCATCCAGCTGAGTGAGAGGTGCCATTTGCTACTCCGCTTTAGACCCTAAAATGTTTTCATATGGCTTTAGATAGGGATAACAAtctatatacagtggggccttattatctgcagacttgccagcTGTGGATTTAGGCATCTGCGGGTGTCAAgcctcattgtccccaatggcggtgcttGCATGCGGCTATGCTAGTAGGAACACACACACGTCAtcccaccattagggacaatgagacttgaggtcccatgttttttggtatctgcggggggggggggcagaatggatcctccatggataccaaggtctaGTTGTAATTGTCCTTTGGATACAGCACAGAATAgagaaattttaataaataatataaattatgaGGCAAAGTCTAACCTCATACCAGCTACTTCAGCATCTTGCAATGTTGCAAGTAGTTTTCATTTTAAAGTCTAAAAGCAATATTTATGGGAAAATATTCAAGTTGACAGATAATTTACCTTGGttgttttccttcctcccccacaTAGGCAGTGGCACTGTAGATTTTGATGAGTTCTTAGTTATGATGGTCCGGTGTATGAAAGATGACAGTAAAGGAAAATCCGAAGAAGAACTTTCAGATCTCTTCAGAATGTTTGATAAGTAAGTGACTTGCATTTGCCACAGGATGGGATAGGACTAAAGCCATCCAGAGGTTGTTTAACTGTAAATTTCATGATCCCTCCCCattagctatgttggctagggctgatggatttgcagtctaacaacCTTGGGGTGTTATCACATTGAGCAAACATGCCATGACAATCTCTTGACAGTGTATTAAAAAACCAAGAAAAGGTTAGAAATGACTTCTTCACACATGGCATATAATTACATCcaggtagagaagtgatgagagccaacatggtgtagtggactgagtattggactagagtTCCAGAGGCCAGGGCTCAAagtcctgctcaaccatggaaactcactgggtgactttaagcaaatttcactctctctgcctcagaggaagccaggGGCAACCCTCCTCTCCcatcttgtgtgttcttcctcattaataatgtttgccatcttgatcatatGCTAATGTTATGTGGCCACacatctcagt from Sceloporus undulatus isolate JIND9_A2432 ecotype Alabama chromosome 2, SceUnd_v1.1, whole genome shotgun sequence includes the following:
- the TNNC1 gene encoding troponin C, slow skeletal and cardiac muscles yields the protein MDDIYKAAVEQLTEEQKNEFKAAFDIFVLGAEDGCISTKELGKVMRMLGQNPTPEELQEMIDEVDEDGSGTVDFDEFLVMMVRCMKDDSKGKSEEELSDLFRMFDKNADGYIDLDELKLMLKATGETITEDDIEELMKDGDKNNDGKIDYDEFLEFMKGVE